A portion of the Juglans microcarpa x Juglans regia isolate MS1-56 chromosome 1D, Jm3101_v1.0, whole genome shotgun sequence genome contains these proteins:
- the LOC121246432 gene encoding uncharacterized protein LOC121246432 isoform X3 produces MTRRVPQNAVLVQCTKVEAVEWTGSGDGIIAGGIEVVLWRNNSKSWEIAWKLKAECPQTLVSATWALEGPFATAAYLSDPQIEGSMVDAFSNCVFVCWSTGKSDYTKAELHHPLSVSTIQWRPLTGRQLNRDGKHSRRQLLLTCCLDGTARLWCEMDNGRVRKTGKDTIDRKTTRRSFCVVAVIEINQALNGTLGMDVYVLWTTEIWGLSKTGDGVDQILSAEGLEHDKAGRCEWLVGFGPEKLVYFWAIHCLDDISPMRFPRFTLWRRQELQGLEEGECRGTSFSNSKNRLLLNKFVMLRNRLSGPPIMCSLIHLLPSDSLVWSLLHTEASNNIEDTSPSKSRTDSYLSCSASGILNLGGHAGKILQVAAHPDSCEVELAASLDSNGLLLFWSLTTISNSILGCPSLLPTWKLYGKLVTQDSCPKYTCLRWAPSVLNDDLFLLMGHIGGIDCFIVTIHHNKEEHIECHYLFTIPFTGHGPYEDGPTNIFSIPLSSTCDKTFKYNKFMLLGIWMKGFRALSWEMTFHCSDLSASYCESNFDTKDGTGGSMWMFEGAFSGKRYHLGVNPCSSHLPDPHYHDQVTSFAVVCPGSLTYKQQKLDSTNDMYGSYPAYIMATGCSDGSLKLWRSNTGKPSSPHVPWELVGMFVAHQGPISSICLTDCGQKIATVCVEYHLNTVSTLHIWHSVHLTCAGTFMLEDTLFLDKGTIALNWLALGNGQLLLGVCMQNELRVYATRRCGSHNLLSSEKSSKMDIWVCIAFTHTLPPIHDFHWGPKAAPVVIHDNYFRVSCQWLFHVPKEHKAKCHLNYIVESFPHCDGQANEDILSAVFTDCDIGNFKQSCESRSSVEMHKNDFPASSLFIARDRLKRDSGSKIGLWSLPEVVERFSGSLPSYHPETLLMNIFSGNWKRAYMAVRHLVECLTSYYATKMKNTSTKTCCIIPEILLSDYFEGSLFRNSTDKGFQWGGDLTTTSSQFQSSMFQFASDSESFASNNISPSSSKKSELSGFVETLENLHQLAAIPDTEKTQIVAITDLLGELSTAQTSAYESLDEPGRRFWVALRFQQLLFFRMIGRSASMKELIVDSRLIVWAYHSDSQEILFGSFLPNGPTWQEMRAIGVGYWFTNTTQLRARMEKLARSQYLKNKDPKDCALLYIALNRLKVLAGLFKISKDEKDKPLVAFLARNFQEEKNKAAALKNAYVLMGRHQLELAIAFFLLGGDTYSALNVCSKNLGDEQLAIVISQLVEERGGPLQHHLITKFLLPSTIEKGDYWLASHLEWEMGNYLQSFFHMLGFQINTIAEKSAFSSKHVAFLEPNIGLYCQMLASKNSLRNAVGEQNTAVLSRWSTLMTATALKRCGLPLEALECLSSSMSVIGSRDDGRWSDDVRSFEILNGILKPSPQDSSNWLSGDAAFQLESHDKLDLALPYFSKLLIEHPSWPGNIVESVGASACSKEYEIHEYEELLENFRHKFYKGLSQFDQRFSLAPAHVVSMMLFSLCNHGLLFMGYDILDGSASQDQSQDKRYNVDSFILYPLLRMPLLKATNEISLLFSRFITACSITCPQTKLRNIDNDMSANNKSKWLDTWGYFFQGLMPSLWSLRAALRFISSPITKDLMMEPLIILDLFEFYVHFASAWLQKNSKVLLLMVQPLLITLTNGHAPYEVDVKNMKKLLPQIEELVAHNLSMDDRGEGFQASNCVQNKLARDMMHSMPEEERWQIIGTCLWQHMFSFVKQKFEKLDDKCLPGVSIRKLSSRASYYTNLEYDGNSITEEIRLVSLSLAELLKTTLTHLSSYHVKQLASFIQQKVKNGLQVMTLLWLKESSQLQPRDLCEGTVSIEIMKSKDESSISELLWDICADSKIIYQGFEHGKVNLPHSFDQKLSKAWSDKYIGLEVHEREGSNTYDGMLRNSSASNESESPAGGLIHGGPAFPSSWQKDATLTKEVISFKNPKEVYKRSGELLEALCVNSIDQRQAALASNRKGILFFNWEDSSTFSDQSDYIWSIADWPQNGWAGSESTPVPTRVSPGVGLGSKRGAHLGLGGATVGVGSLVRPGRDLTGGGAFGIPGYAGMGASGLGWEIQQDFEEFVDAPPTVENISTRAFSGHPSRPFFLVGSSNTHIYLWEFGKDKATATYGVLPAANVPPPYALASISALQFDYFGHRFATAALDGTVCTWQLEVGGRSNICPTESSLCFNKHASDVTYVSGGSVIAAAGNSSNGVNVVIWDTLAPPSTSRASIICHEGGARSLAVFDNDIGSGSISPLIVTGGKGGDVGLHDFRYIATGKSKRNRQADNGESISSSSSSEMQRGITKNVGDQNRNGMLWYIPKAHSGSITKICTIPNTSLFLTGSKDGDVKLWDAKRANLVYHWSKLHERHTFLQPSSRGFGGIVRAAVTDIQVFSHGFLTCGGDGIVKLVELKQ; encoded by the exons ATGACTCGGCGAGTTCCGCAG AATGCAGTGCTTGTACAATGTACAAAGGTGGAGGCAGTCGAATGGACGGGCTCTGGGGACGGGATAATAGCTGGTGGAATTGAGGTGGTTTTATGGAGAAACAACAGCAAGTCCTGGGAAATAGCTTGGAAGCTTAAAGCAGAGTGCCCCCAAACTCTGGTTTCTGCAACGTGGGCACTTGAGGGACCTTTCGCTACGGCAGCTTATCTTAGTGACCCTCAGATTGAAGGATCAATGGTTGATGCATTTAGCAACTGTGTGTTCGTATGTTGGAGTACTGGAAAATCTGATTACACAAAAGCTGAGCTACATCATCCTCTATCTGTGTCAACGATCCAGTGGAGGCCATTGACAGGAAGACAATTGAATAGAGATGGAAAACATTCACGGAGACAACTGCTGCTAACATGCTGTTTAGATGGAACAGCAAGGTTATGGTGTGAGATGGATAATGGAAGGGTCAGAAAAACTGGAAAGGACACCATCGATCGCAAAACCACCAGGCGATCTTTTTGTGTAGTTGCTGTAATTGAGATTAACCAGGCCCTGAATGGAACTCTGGGCATGGATGTATATGTGTTGTGGACCACAGAAATTTGGGGCCTTTCAAAAACTGGTGATGGAGTGGACCAAATATTGTCCGCTGAGGGATTGGAGCATGACAAGGCAGGCAGGTGTGAGTGGTTAGTTGGGTTTGGTCCAGAAAAGCTGGTTTATTTTTGGGCTATCCACTGCCTTGATGACATCTCCCCAATGCGGTTTCCCCGATTTACATTATGGAGGAGACAAGAATTGCAGGGCCTTGAAGAGGGAGAATGTCGTGGGACcagtttttcaaattctaaaaacagACTACTTCTTAATAAATTTGTTATGTTGAGGAACCGCTTGTCCGGTCCACCAATTATGTGTTCTTTGATTCATTTATTACCTAGTGATTCTTTAGTTTGGTCACTGTTACATACCGAGGCATCTAATAATATAGAGGATACTTCTCCTAGTAAATCCAGGACGGATAGCTATTTATCATGTTCTGCCAGTGGAATTCTGAACTTAGGTGGTCATGCCGGAAAGATCTTACAAGTTGCAGCACATCCTGATAGCTGTGAAGTTGAACTGGCTGCTTCTCTAGATTCTAACGGATTGCTTCTTTTTTGGTCACTTACCACCATTTCCAACAGCATTCTGGGTTGTCCGTCATTGCTTCCAACATGGAAGCTCTATGGAAAACTTGTGACTCAAGATTCATGTCCCAAATATACATGCTTGAGGTGGGCACCTTCAGTATTGAATGACGACCTGTTTCTTCTTATGGGACACATTGGAGGAATTGATTGCTTTATAGTTACAATCCACCACAACAAAGAAGAACATATAGAATGTCACTACTTATTCACTATACCTTTCACTGGCCATGGTCCATATGAGGATGGTCCCACAAATATCTTTTCAATTCCATTGTCCTCTACTTGTGATAAGACCTTCAAGTACAATAAATTTATGCTTTTGGGGATATGGATGAAAGGGTTTCGGGCTCTATCATGGGAAATGACCTTTCATTGTTCTGATCTATCCGCAAGCTACTGTGAATCTAATTTTGACACTAAAGATGGCACAGGAGGCAGCATGTGGATGTTTGAAGGTGCTTTTTCTGGTAAAAGATACCATCTTGGCGTAAATCCTTGCTCATCGCATTTACCAGATCCTCACTACCACGATCAGGTTACAAGTTTTGCTGTGGTCTGTCCAGGTAGTCTGACTTATAAACAACAAAAGCTGGATTCAACCAATGATATGTATGGCAGTTATCCTGCATATATCATGGCCACTGGCTGCTCTGATGGAAGTTTGAAACTGTGGAGAAGTAACACTGGTAAGCCCTCATCCCCTCACGTGCCATGGGAGCTTGTTGGTATGTTTGTTGCACATCAAGGGCCCATTAGTTCCATATGCTTGACTGATTGTGGTCAGAAGATTGCAACCGTCTGTGTGGAATATCATCTGAATACTGTCAGCACCCTTCATATATGGCACTCTGTACACCTTACATGTGCAGGGACTTTTATGTTAGAAGATACATTATTCCTTGACAAAGGCACCATTGCTTTAAATTGGTTAGCTTTAGGAAATGGTCAGTTATTACTTGGAGTATGCATGCAGAATGAGTTGCGAGTATATGCAACAAGGCGGTGTGGAAGTCACAATTTGTTGAGCTCTGAAAAATCTTCGAAAATGGACATTTGGGTTTGCATTGCATTCACTCACACTCTTCCTCCCATTCATGACTTTCACTGGGGACCCAAAGCGGCACCTGTGGTTATTCATGATAATTACTTCCGTGTATCTTGTCAATGGCTGTTCCATGTTCCTAAAGAACATAAGGCCAAGTGCCATCTGAATTATATTGTGGAAAGTTTCCCTCATTGTGATGGTCAAGCAAATGAGGACATTCTTTCTGCAGTTTTCACTGATTGTGACATTGGTAATTTCAAACAATCATGTGAGTCTCGGTCATCTGTAGAGATGCATAAGAATGATTTCCCTGCCAGCAGTTTGTTCATAGCAAGGGATCGATTGAAACGTGATTCAGGTTCAAAGATTGGTTTATGGAGCCTGCCAGAAGTAGTGGAGAGGTTTAGCGGATCCTTACCTAGTTATCACCCTGAAACTCTacttatgaatatattttcag GGAATTGGAAACGTGCATATATGGCTGTGAGGCATCTTGTTGAATGTCTTACTTCTTATTATGCTACTAAGATGAAAAATACCTCCACAAAGACCTGCTGCATAATCCCAGAGATCCTTTTGTCTGATTATTTTGAAGGAAGTCTTTTCAGAAATTCGACTGATAAAGGATTTCAATGGGGTGGAGATTTGACCACAACATCATCTCAGTTTCAGAGCAGCATGTTCCAATTTGCTTCTGATTCTGAATCTTTTGCTTCCAATAATATCTCCCCTTCCTCTTCCAAAAAATCTGAACTTAGTGGTTTTGTTGAGACTCTTGAGAACTTGCATCAGCTAGCAGCTATACCTGACACAGAGAAGACTCAAATTGTTGCAATTACTGATCTTCTCGGTGAACTTAGTACTGCACAGACTTCTGCCTATGAAAGTCTTGATGAACCTGGGCGAAG GTTTTGGGTGGCGTTGAGGTTTCAGCAATTACTTTTTTTCCGGATGATTGGTAGATCGGCATCTATGAAAGAGTTGATTGTTGACTCTAGGTTGATTGTATGGGCATACCACTCTGATTcccaagaaattttatttggttCTTTTCTACCTAATGGACCAACTTGGCAAGAAATGCGGGCTATTGGAGTTGGATATTGGTTTACTAATACAACACAATTGCGTGCACGG ATGGAGAAACTGGCAAGatcacaatatcttaaaaacaAAGATCCCAAGGATTGTGCTCTGTTATATATAGCATTGAATAGACTTAAAGTGTTGGCTGGTCTTTTTAAAATCAGCAAGGACGAAAAGGACAAGCCTTTGGTGGCTTTTCTTGCACGGAATTTTCAG GAGGAAAAAAACAAGGCAGCTGCTTTGAAGAATGCTTATGTTTTAATGGGGAGACATCAGCTAGAGCTGGCCATTGCTTTCTTTCTGCTTGGGGGTGATACTTATTCAGCTCTCAATGTTTGTTCAAAGAACCTTGGGGATGAACAGCTTGCAATAGTAATTTCTCAGCTTGTTGAGGAGCGTGGTGGACCATTACAGCATCATCTAATAACAAAGTTTTTGCTTCCATCAACCATTGAGAAAGGCGACTACTGGCTAGCAAGCCATCTGGAG TGGGAAATGGGGAATTACTTGCAATCATTTTTTCACATGCTTGGTTTCCAGATCAATACCATAGCTGAAAAGTCTGCGTTTTCGTCCAAGCATGTTGCTTTCTTGGAACCAAATATTGGTCTTTATTGCCAAATGCTAGCCTCCAAAAATAGCTTGAGGAATGCAGTGGGGGAGCAAAATACTGCAGTTCTTAGTAGGTGGTCAACTTTGATGACAGCTACTGCCTTAAAAAGATGTGGGCTTCCT CTTGAGGCTTTGGAGTGTCTTTCATCTTCCATGAGTGTCATTGGGAGTAGAGATGATGGGAGGTGGTCAGATGATGTCAGAAGTTTTGAAATTCTAAACGGGATTCTAAAGCCTTCTCCACAAGATTCCTCTAACTGGctttcaggtgatgcagctttTCAACTGGAGTCCCATGATAAATTAGATTTGGCACTTCCATACTTCTCAAAATTGCTGATAGAGCATCCAAGTTGGCCAGGCAACATTGTAGAATCTGTTGGAGCTAGTGCATGCTCAAAGGAGTATGAGATTCATGAATATGAGGAATTACTTGAAAACTTCCGACATAAGTTCTATAAAGGGCTCTCACAGTTTGACCAGAGGTTTTCCTTGGCTCCTGCCCATGTAGTCAGCATG ATGTTATTCTCACTATGTAATCATGGGCTCTTATTTATGGGATACGATATATTGGATGGTTCTGCTTCTCAAGATCAGTCACAAGATAAGCGCTATAATGTTGACAGTTTCATACTATATCCTCTTCTGCGTATGCCACTGTTGAAGGCTACTAATGAaatttcccttttattttcacGGTTTATTACTGCCTGCAGTATAACCTGCCCTCAAACCAAGTTGCGTAATATTGACAATGACATGTCTGCTAACAATAAATCCAAGTGGTTAGATACATGGGGGTACTTCTTTCAAGGCCTTATGCCATCATTGTGGAGTTTAAGAGCTGCTTTGCGATTTATTTCCAGCCCCATCACTAAAGATCTCATGATGGAACCCCTTATCAttcttgatttatttgaattttatgtaCATTTTGCATCTGCTTGGCTtcaaaaaaactcaaaagttcTCCTTCTGATGGTGCAACCTCTCTTGATCACGTTAACCAACGGGCATGCTCCATATGAAGTTgatgttaaaaatatgaagaaactCCTTCCCCAGATTGAAGAGTTAGTAGCTCATAATCTATCAATGGATGACCGAGGAGAAGGCTTTCAAGCTTCAAATTGTGTGCAAAATAAACTTGCTAGGGATATGATGCATTCAATGccagaagaagaaagatggcaAATTATCGGCACTTGTTTGTGGCAACACATGTTCAGCTTCGTGAAACAGAAATTCGAGAAACTTGACGATAAATGTTTGCCTGGTGTTTCCATCAGAAAACTTTCTTCCCGTGCATCTTATTACACAAATTTGGAATATGATGGCAACAGTATAACAGAAGAGATCAGGTTGGTCTCGTTGAGCTTGGCAGAGTTATTGAAGACCACACTTACACATCTTTCTTCTTATCATGTTAAACAACTTGCATCATTTATACAACAGAAAGTAAAGAATGGACTGCAGGTAATGACTCTTCTATGGTTAAAAGAATCTAGTCAACTTCAACCCAGAGACCTCTGTGAGGGTACTGTAAGTATTGAGATCATGAAAAGCAAAGATGAATCATCAATTTCTGAACTACTATGGGATATCTGTGCCgattctaaaataatatatcaaGGCTTTGAACATGGAAAAGTAAATTTGCCACATAGTTTTGATCAGAAACTCTCTAAAGCATGGAGTGATAAATATATTGGTCTGGAAGTACATGAAAGAGAGGGATCTAATACATATGATGGCATGCTTCGGAATAGTTCTGCCAGTAATGAATCGGAATCACCTGCTGGGGGTCTGATTCATGGTGGCCCTGCTTTTCCAAGTTCCTGGCAAAAAGATGCAACTCTTACAAAGGAGGTTATAAGTTTCAAAAACCCTAAAGAAGTGTATAAGAGAAGTGGGGAGCTTTTGGAg GCATTGTGTGTCAACTCTATTGATCAAAGGCAAGCTGCGCTTGCAAGCAATCGGAAG GGCATACTGTTCTTTAATTGGGAAGATAGTTCGACTTTCAGTGATCAGTCAGACTATATCTGGTCAATCGCTGATTGGCCACAGAATGGGTGGGCTGGTTCTGAATCGACCCCAGTTCCGACACGTGTCTCTCCTGGTGTTGGTCTGGGGAGCAAAAGAGGTGCACACCTTGGGTTGGGTGGAGCAACTGTTGGTGTGGGCTCTCTGGTTAGGCCCGGCAGGGACTTGACTGGTGGTGGAGCATTTGGGATACCGGGTTATGCCGGTATGGGAGCCTCTGGCTTAGGTTGGGAGATTCAACAAGACTTTGAGGAGTTTGTTGATGCACCGCCTACTGTTGAAAATATAAGCACAAGGGCTTTCTCAGGTCACCCCTCTAGGCCATTCTTCTTGGTGGGTTCTAGCAATACACACATTTACTTGTGGGAG TTTGGTAAAGACAAAGCTACCGCAACTTATGGAGTGCTGCCTGCTGCAAATGTCCCTCCGCCTTATGCTCTTGCATCAATATCAGCTTTGCAGTTTGACTACTTTGGACACAGATTTGCTACTGCAGCCTTGGATGGAACTGTATGCACATGGCAGCTGGAGGTTGGAGGAAGGAGTAACATTTGTCCAACAGAATCATCTCTCTGCTTCAATAAACATGCATC GGATGTTACTTATGTTTCTGGCGGATCAGTCATTGCTGCAGCTGGAAATAGCTCCAATGGTGTTAATGTGGTTATATGGGATACATTGGCTCCACCTTCAACCTCTCGAGCTTCCATTATATGTCATGAAG GTGGAGCCCGCTCTCTTGCTGTGTTTGATAATGATATAGGAAGTGGTTCCATTTCTCCTCTTATTGTGACTGGCGGCAAAGGTGGGGATGTTGGACTCCATGACTTCCGGTACATTGCTACTGGTAAGAGTAAGCGGAACAGGCAGGCTGATAATGGTGAAAGCATCAGCTCATCTTCAAGTTCTGAGATGCAGAGAGGGATTACTAAAAATGTTGGGGACCAGAATCGAAATGGGATGCTTTGGTATATACCAAAGGCTCACTCAG GGAGTATCACCAAAATATGTACCATCCCAAATACTAGTTTGTTCTTGACGGGAAGCAAAGATGGAGATGTTAAACTTTGGGATGCCAAAAGGGCGAATTTAGTTTATCACTGGTCAAAATTGCATGAAAGACATACCTTTCTGCAACCAAGCTCTCGAGGCTTTGGTGGCATTGTTCGG GCTGCTGTAACAGACATACAAGTTTTTTCACATGGTTTTCTTACATGCGGTGGAGATGGCATTGTAAAGCTGGTAGAGCTCAAACAGTAG